From Amycolatopsis sp. WQ 127309:
GAAGTGCGCCACCTGGGAGCCCGCCGGCGGCTCGGCGCGGCCGACGACCAGCGCGTGCGGCTGCTCGCAGCCGGGACACCGGGTCGCGACCAGGACCTCCGGCTCGTCGTCGACGAGGTGGGGGATGGCGAACGAGTCCCAGGCGCAGCCGCCCCACCACAGCGTGCGCGCGCCCATCACCGAGAAGCCGAGCGACTTCGCGGCGAACGGGTGCGCCAGCACGACGTGCTCGGACTCATCGAGCACCAGGTGGTGGGCGTCGGCGAGGCGGTGCAGCGCCTGCTTGGCCACGGCGAGCGACCCGCCCGCGGCGTCGGCCAGCTCCGGCGCCGTCGGCGCGCGGCCGTGGCCGGCGAAGGCGCGGTAGACGGCCAGGCGCACGTCCTCGTCCCAGCTCGCGTCGTCCCTCATCGCTCGCTCCCCACGGTGGCTGCCCAGTCTAGTCGGGCCGCCCGCACGAACCACACTCGAAAACCACTCGACTCTCCGTCTCGGAAAGCGGACGGGGACTCCCGGATGTCGGGCACTGGCCCTTAACATTCGGGTATGACGTCGGTGATCGAGCGGTTGCGAGGAGACGGGCCGAAGTTCTCCATCGAGTTCTTCCCACCCCGGGACACGGCGGACGAGGCCGTCCTGTGGAAGGCCGTCCGGGAGCTCGAGCCGTACGACCCGGCCTACATGTCGATCACCTACGGGGCCGGCGGCTCCAGCCGCGACGGCACGATCCGCAGCATCGCCCGCGTCGCGACCGAGACGACGCTGGTGCCGATGGCGCACCTGACCGCCGTCAACCACTCCGTCGCCGAGCTGCGCAACGTGATCGGCTGGTACGCCTCGGTCGGCGTCCGCAACATCCTCGCGCTGCGCGGCGACCCGCCCGGCGACGTCTACGGCGAGTGGACCCCGCACCCCGAGGGCCTGAACTACGCCGAGGAGCTGGTCCAGCTCGTGCGGGAGCTGGGCGACTTCTGCGTCGGCGTCTCGGCGTCCACCTACGGCCACCCCCGCTCGCCCGACCTCGAAACGGACACGAAGTACCTGGTCCGCAAGCTGCGCGCGGGCGCCGACTTCGCGATCGCGCAGCTGTTCCACGACGCCGAGGACTTCCTGCGCCTGCGCGACCGCGTCGCCGCGACCGGCTGCGACGTCCCGGTGCTGCCCGGCGTGATGCCGCTGACGACGCTGCGGACCCTGCAGACGACGATCAAGCTGTCCGGCGCGCCGGCCCCGGCGAAGCTGCTCGACCGGCTCGAACCGCTCGCCGACGACCCCAAGGCGTTCCGCGCCGCGGGCATCGACGTGATCACCGAGCTGTGCGAGAAGCTGATCGCCGAGGGCGTGCCGAACCTGCACTTCTACACCTTCAACCGGTCGAAGGCGACACGCGAGGTGATCGCGCGGCTGGGCTTGGTGCCGGCCCGCACTTAAGTCCGTACCGCGGCCCCATACTGGACCGGTAGCGTGCGGCGCATGGCTTCTTCTTCCGATGGCGTGCACGGGATCTGCGACCGCTACGTCGACGACTACGCGGCCGCCGACCCGGTCGCCGCGACCTCCTTCGGCATCATCGGCCACGATCACCGGCTGACCGACTACTCGCCCGCCGGGTTCGACGAGCGCGCCGAGCTGGCCGCGCGGGCACACGCCGCGGTGACCGCGGCCGAGCCCGCCGACGCCGGCGAGCGGTCCGCGAAGGCCGTGTTCACCGAGCGGATCGGGCTCGAACTGGAGATCCACGAAGCCGGTCTCGACGTGGCGCAGCTCAACGTGATCTCCAGCCCGGTCCAGGAACTGCGGATGGCCTTCGACCTGATGCCGGTGGACACCGAGGCCGACTGGTCGGTCGTCGCGACGCGGATCGGCGAGGTGCCGAAGGCGCTGGCCGGGATCCGCACGGGCCTGCTGGCCGGGTCCGACGCGGGCCACGTCGCGGCGCTGCGTCAGGTCGCGAAGGTCGCGGAGCAGTGCGAGACGTGGGCCGGGCTGAAGGAGGAGAAGGGCTTCTTCAGCGAGCTCGTCGGCGGCGCGGAGAAGCAGGGCGACGCGCTCAAGACCGACCTCGCGCGCGGCGCGCGGGCCGCCGAAGAGGCGTTCGCGGAGTTCGCCGGGTTCCTGCGCGCCGAGCTGGCGCCGAAGGCCCCGGGCAAGGACGCCGTCGGCGAGGACGTCTACCGCCTGTGGTCGCGGTACTTCGTCGGCGCGGCGCTCGACCTGCGCGAGGCCTACGAATGGGGCTGGGCGGAGTTCGCCCGCATCGAGGCGGAGATGCGCACCGTCGCGAACCGCGTCAAGGCCGGCGCCACCCCGGCGGAGGCGGCGGCGCAGCTCGACGCCGACCCGCGCTACCGCGTCCAGGGGCGCGCCGAGTTCGAGGCGTGGATGCAGCGGCTCTCGGACGACGCGCTGAAGTCGTTGCGCGGCAAGCACTTCGACATCTCGGACCGGGTGATGGCGCTGGAGTGCCTGATCGCCCCGCCGGGTGGCGGCGTCGGCGCGTACTACACCGGCCCGAGCGAGGACTTCGGCCGGCCGGGCCGCATGTGGTGGTCGCTGCCGCCGGGCCGCGACGAGTTCATCACCTGGCGCGAGACGAGCACGGTCTACCACGAGGGCGCGCCGGGCCACCACCTCCAGATCGCGACGGCGGTCGACAAGTCGGACGCGCTGAACAAGTACCAGCGGATGATGGCGTTCACGTCGGGCCACGCGGAAGGCTGGGCGTTGTACTCCGAGCGCCTGATGCAGGACCTGGGCTACCTCTCCGACGACGGCGACCTGCTGGGCATGCTGTCCGAGCAGCTGTTCCGCGCCGCCCGCGTGATCATCGACCTGGGCATGCACCTGGAGCTGGAGATCCCGGCAGGCACCGGTTTCCACGAAGGTGAGCGCTGGACCTCGGACCTGGGCCTGGAGTTCATGCTGACCCGCACGATCACCGACCCGGCCCACGTCCGCGACGAGATCGACCGCTACCTGGGCTGGCCGGGCCAGGCCCCGTCGTACAAGATCGGCGAGCGCCTGTGGCTGGCGGCCCGCGAGGACGCCCGGGCCCGCGCGGGAGCGTCGTTCGACATCAAGCGCTTCCACACCCAGGCCCTGGACATGGGCGGCATGGGCCTGGACACGCTTCGGGACCAGCTGGCCCAGCTGGACTGACGAGCCGAGCCCCGCCGGTCACCGGCGGGGCTCGGTTTCGGCCCGGCCGAGCACGAGAAGGTCCAGGGCTTGCCCTTATGCGCGCCCATCCGAGTCCGTGGTCTCGATCGTGGGCGTGGTGGTCACCCCGGTACCGCCGAGCAGGTCTTCGTCCAGGGTGTGTTGGTGAAGATCGGCAGGCTGCCTCAGCGCACCGTCTGCAAGAGGACTGCCGATCTTGAAGGACCCGCCCGCTTCCAGTTCGGTCCGCAGTGCGGCGCTCGCGTGGGTGATTTTTGCCTTGATCATTTCGAATCTTTTCCATGGCTCGCTTGGTAGCTCTTCTCGTCGTACTCCCCGTGGCATTGGAACGTTTCGCGGGCTCCGGGGATCGGCAATGCCACGTATCGCAGCGACATGCGAATGTCCATGACGCGGCCGAGGCGTGCCCCGGAGTTCGTAAACGAGGCGGCGACCGCGAAGTGGGGTAGTCGCCAGGACTCGTCACCGTTCTTCATCCGATGCATGCCAACGCGCATGGGACCGAACGCGGCGACCACCGTGAACGGCGCGAGATGTGTGCGCCGAAGAGTGATCGCGGAGACGATCAGTGCCAGTCCTGAAAAACTGCCGAAACAACGGTTGGCAAGCTCACTTCCGATCCCTTCTTTTGGGTCCTGGCCAGAGTATCTGGCCGCTTCGAGCGAAATCTGTGGTCAAGCAGGGCTCGCTCACCACAAGGGCACCCCTGTGGACAAGCGGGCCCGGAACGTCGCGCCCGCCGGCTCGGGGCGGGCCCGAAAACCCGTCGCGCCATCGGACCGCTCCCGCTAGCGTCGGCTCCGTGCATCGGATCCTGTTCGTCACCCCGCCGCCCCGCGCCTGAGCGGGGTGGTCTTCGCCGCGTGACCCGCGGCTTCTTCGTGGTGCTCTGAAGCAGATCGCCCCGCGTCGTCGATTCCGATTCCTTCGACGCAGGAGCGTTTTCCGATGTCCCTCGCCCTACCCGTGCGCGCCCGTTCGTCGGCCGCGCTCGTCCTCGCCGGTGTCCTGTGGGGCACCGGCGGTCTCGCCGGTTCGCTGCTCGGCGCACTCGCCGGCCTCCACCCCCTCGCCGTCGCCGCTTGGCGGCTGCTCGTCGGCGGGGGAGTCGCGTGCCTGTTCGTCAAGGCCCGCCCGCGCGGCCGGGCCGCGGCGAAGCGGCTGCTCGCCGTCGGCGGCCTGTTCGCGCTGTTCCAGGCCAGCTACTTCGCCGCCGTCGCGCTCAGTTCGGTGAGCGTCGCGACGATGACCACGATCGGCGCGGCGCCCGTCGTGGTCACCGTGGCCCGGTGGCGCCGCCCCGGCCGCTGGACGCTGGTCTCCCTGGCCGGCACCCTCGCCGGCCTGGTGCTGCTCCGCTGGACGCCGGACGTTTCGGCGTCCCTCGGCGGGCTCGCGTTCGCGCTGCTCGCGGCGGCCGGTTTCGCGACGCTCACCCTGCTCACCGCGAAGCCGGTCGAAGGCCTCGACCCGCTGTCCACGACGGCGTTCGGCTGCCTGCTCGGCGGGCTGCTGCTCACGCCGCTGGCGAGCTGGTCCGGCATGGCGTTGCCGCTGCACCTGGACGTCCTCGCGGTCGCCCTGTACCTCGGTGTGGTGCCGACGGCCCTCGCGTACGCCGCGTACCTGCGCGGCCTCGCGGACGCGCATCCCGTGCTGGGCGCGCTGTCGGCCGTGCTCGAACCGCTGACGGCGGCGATCCTGTCCGCGGTCCTGCTCGGCGAACGGCTCGCCGGCACGGCGTGGTGCGGCGCGGCCGTGCTGGTCGCGGCGCTGGCCGTCGGCTACTGGCGGCCCGAACCGAGGTGAGTCCCGGCGCTGCCCCTCAGCGAGGCTCGAGGGGCTCGAGGGGCAGCGTCCGGCCCAGGATCGCGAACGGGCGCGGGTCGCCGGCGAAGTGGTAGTCGCGCAGGACGTCGACGAACCCGGTGCGGCGGTAGAGCTTCCACGCCCGGCTCGTGCCCTCCGGCGTCGACAGCAGCACGTTCGCGCTCGGCACGCCGTCGAGCAGGCCGTGCAGCAGGTCCTCGCCGATCCGGTGGCCCTGGTTCTCCGGCCGGACGTGGATCTCGGTCAGCTCGAAGTAGTCCGTCAGCCAGCGGTCGGCCTCGGCGGGCCCGGACCGGCGGCTCAGGCCGTGGCGCACCTGCTCGTGCCACCACTGCCCCGGCCGGCCGCGGTAGCCGTAGGCCAGGCCGAGCAGGACGTCGTCGGCGTCGAAGGCGGCCATGCAGCGCCAGCCCTCGCGCAGCGCGTGGGTCAGCCACATCGGCGCCCGCTGCTCGGCGGTGCCCGCCGGGTAGCGCATCGCCCGGACGTAGATGTCCAGCGCCTCGGGCAGGCGCGCGCGGAACTCGTCCGCGGAGAGCTGGACGTAACGGGAGCGCATCGCGGTCACAGCTGGCTATTCTCCTCCGCGCCCGCGAGCGCGCCAGGGGTCCCCCCGGTCAGGGTGACCAGATCGGCGAACGTCGTCGGGAAGACGGTCTTCGGGTGCCCGGCGGCGGCCCAGACGACGTCGTGGGCGGCCAGCGCGGTGTCGACGAGCGTGGTCAGCCGTGTGGGGTGCCCGACCGGGGCGACGCCGCCGATCGGCTGCCCCGTGTGGGCCCGCACGAAGTCGGCGTCGGCCTTCCCGACGGCCTCGACGCCGGCCAGGCCGGCGAGCGTTTCCGGGTCCGCGCGGTGGGCGCCGGAGGTCAGCGCGAGCAGCGCGTGCGCGTTTTTGTCGTACCCCACGCGGAAGATGAGGCTGTTGGCGATGGCCCCCACCGGCACGCCGAGTGCCTCGGCCGCCTGGGCGGCGGTCCGGACCTCGGCGGGCAGGACGCGGATGCCTTCGGCGGCGGCGTGCTGCCCGGCTTCGGACAGCGCGGCCGCCACCTTGGCGACGGCGGGGTGGTCCAGCGAACTCATGAACCTATGAGATCACGCCGGCGGCGAGGTGTCCCGCACCACGTCCGGGGGATTCCGCCTCGGGGTTGAGCGAACGCCACGTCCGGGGTTACTCTGGAAATCGTTCGAACAGACGTTCGACATCTGGTGAGCGCGCACCGGTCAGGTGACCGGCGCGGGGCGGGGGAAGCGTCCCGCGCCGGGCACCGCCCGGGCTCACAACGCGCAGGAGGAGGGTCGTCATGTCCGTCTCGGTCGTGTCCCCCGCGGATCCCGGGCAGCCCCAGCTGCCCCTGTCGCTGCGCCCGCCCGCCTCGCCGGCGGCGGCCGGCCTGCTCGCCCAGGCGCGGCGCGGCCTCGCCGAAGCCGAGCGGGAAGCCGATCCCGCGGAGCGGTTCATCGGCGCCTACCTCGCCGCGCTGCGCGGCGCCGCCGCGGTGCTCGCCGCCCACGGCCGCCCGCACCGGGGCCGGTCGCGCCCGGCCAGCACGTGGGTCCTGCTCGACGCCGACGCCCCCGAGCTGCGGGAGTGGTCTGCCTTCTTCGCGAGCAATTCGGCCATGCGCGCCGACGCCCAGGCCGGTATCACCGGCCGGGTCACCGCGGAGGCGGCCGCGGCCCTGGTGCGCGCCGCCGAGCCGTTCCTGGAGCTGGTCCGCCGTCTCGTGCACGGCCTGCCGATCGCGGAGGACGCCCATGTCGCGTGAGCACGGCCTGATCGACCAAGGGCGGCTGCTCACGGCGTTGGGGATCGAAGGCGGAATACTGGTCGACGCGGTGCGCGCGGCGCCGCTCGAGGCGCCGGTGCCCGCGTGCCCGGGCTGGTCGCTCGGCGAGGTGGCCCGGCACGTCGGCAGCCGCTACCGGATGGTCCGGCGCCGGCTGGCCGAAGGGCGCGTCCCGGACGAGTGGCCGCGGGACCCCGCGCCCGGCCAGGGCCTGGCGGACTACCTGGAGACCGGGCTGGCCGAACTGCTCGACGAGCTGGCGGCCCACGACCCGGGGGAGCGCGCCGACACGTGGTGGCCCGCCGACCCGACGTACGGCTTCTGGCGGCGGCGGATGGTGCACGAGACCCTGGTGCACCGCGTCGACGTCGAACAGTCCGCGGGTGTGGAGCCGCGCGAGGTGCCCGAAGACCTCGCGCTCGACGGCATCGACGAAGCGTTGCTCCTCTGGTTCGGGCAGAAGCTGCCGCTGCTCGGGCTCACCGGCACGAAAGCGGGCTCGGTCGGCGTGCTGGCGGGCGGCCACAGCTGGATCGCCCGGGCCGGTCCGGAGGTGACGCAGGCCTGGCACTGCCCGGCCGAGGAGGCCGGGGCCGCGGACGACGTCGTCACGGCCGAACCGGAGCGGATCTACCTGTGGCTCTGGGGCCGGGCGTCCCTGACCTCGGTGACCGTGCGAGGAGTGCACGACCAGGCGGCGCAGCTCTGGGCGCTGCTGCGGCTCGCGACCCGATGACCCGGCCGGTGGGGAAGCCGAACCGGAACTGTCGGTGGTGCGGGCTAGCGTGCGGCGCATGAGTACTCGCCTGGTCAACCTGGTGATCGACGCGGCGCGGCCGAGGGTCCTGGCGGGCTTCTGGGCCGCGCTGCTCGGCTGGCGCGTCGCCGGGGAACTGCCCGGCGAGGTCGACGTCCGCGCCCCGGAGACCGACGGCTGGGACCTGGACCTGGTGTTCGTCCCGGTGCCGGAAGCCAAGGTGGTCAAGAACCGCATCCACCTCGACCTGGCGAGCCGGACGCCCGCACACCAGGAGGAACTGGTCGCCCGCGCCCTGGAGCTGGGCGCCCGGCGCGTCGACATCGGGCAGGGCGCGGTGCCGTGGGTGGTGCTGGCGGATCCGGAGGGCAACGAGTTCTGCGTCCTGGAGCCGCGCGAGCAGTACGCGGACACCGGCGCGGTGGCGTCGATCCTGGTCGACGCCTGGTCCCCGCCGCGGCTGGCGGACTTCTGGGCGGGCATCACGGGCTGGGAGGTCCGGGCCGGCCAGGGTGAGGTCATCGTGGGCCTGCGCGCGCCGTCGGGCCGCGGGCCGTGGCTGGAGTTCCTGCGCAACGAGGACGCGAAGCGCGTGAAGAACCGGGTGCACCTGGACATCGCGCCCCCGGCGGGCGCCGACCACGCGGCGGCGGTGTCGGAGGTCCTGGTGGCGGGCGCGGCCCCGGCGGACCGCGAAGGCGTCCGGGTGCCGTGGCGCGTGCTGACCGACCCGGAGGGCAACGAGTTCTGCGTGCTGACCCCGCGCTGACCTAGCTTGGGAGGTATGGAGAACTTCGACTGGCAGGGGCGCCGGATCGCCTGGGAGCGCGCGGGTTCCGGGCCCGCGGTGGTGTTCTGCCACGGAACGCCCTGGTCGTCCTGGCTGTGGCGACCCTTCGCCGAAGCCCTGAGCGGCGACTTCACGGTGTACCTCTGGGACATGCCGGGCTACGGCCGGTCGTCGAAGGACCCGTCCCACGCCGTCGACTTCGGCGTCCAGACGGAGGCGTTCACCGCCCTGCTCACCCACTGGGGCTTGGAACGCCCGCACGTCGTGGCCCACGACTACGGCGGCGCGGTGTCGCTGCGCGCCCACCTGTTCCACGACGTCCCGTACGCATCGCTGCTGCTGGCCGACGCGGTGGCGATCCCGCCGTCGGGTTCGCCGTTCTTCCAGCTGGTCAAGCAGCACCCGGACGTGCTGGCCCAGGTGCCGCCGTACATCCACGAGGCGCTGGTCAGGGCGTACATCGGCAACGCGGCTTTCCACCAGCTGCGAGAGTCGGACCTGGCCGCACTGGTAGCCCCGTGGCTGGGCGACGAGGGCCAGCCCGCGCTCTACCGCCAGATCGCCGCGTACGACGAGAGCTACCTGGCCGAGAACGAGCAGCGGCTGAGCCGGCTGGACCTCCCGGTGCGGGTGCTGTGGGGCACAGAGGACACCTGGATCCCGATTTCCCTGGGCGAGCGTCTCGCGGCGGCCATCCCGGGCGCAACGTTGACCCCGGTCGAAGGAGCGGGCCACCTCATCCAGCTGGACGCCCCGGTCAGGGTGGCCACCGAGCTACGGACCTGGCTGACGCAGGTGGCGGCCTGAGCCCTGTCTCGCTTGGCCGCGGCCGGCTCCCGCGCCGACGGTCGAGCCGGCTGGTGCGAGCTGAACCGGTGCTCGGATCGGCGGTCGGGCTGCCGCTGAACTGGCTTGTCCTCAGCCGGCGGACTAGCGGTCGGTTCCCGCGCTGCCGGCCGAGCCGGCTGGCGCGAGCTGAGCCGGTCCTCGGATCGGCGGTCGGGCGGCCGCCGGACGGGCTTGTCCTCAGCCGGCGGCCCAGCGGTTGGTAGGCCGTGCCCGTCCCCAGGTTGGCGGCGGCCGGTTCCCGCGCTGATGGCCGAGCAGGGCTGGTTCGTGGTGCGAGCTGAGCCGGTCCTCGGATCGGCAGTTGGGCGGCCGCTGGACTGGCTCGTGCTCAGCTGGCTGCCCAGCGGTTGGCGGGGCCGTGCCCGTCCCCGGGTTGGCGCCGGAGCTGCCGCCGGTCGTCCCCGTTCCCGGCGGCGCGCAGCGGGCTGACCGTTGCCGAGCCGGAAGCGGGCTGCCGTGGGTCGGCGGGTACCTCCGGGACCGGGGTTTCTCCCCAGGTCGGCGGGCCGGCCGTCGCCGTGCCCGGCCTGAGCCCGGCGGCGCGTCGGTGGCTGTGCCGGCGGGGTGTGGGGCTTGTGTGTTTCGCCGGAGTTGCCGGGTCGCGTCGAACGCTGACCTGCGCGAAACACTCGCGTCCCGGTGAGGCAACAACCGCGGGGGACCGTGGTGGGCATGGAGACCTCTCGAGCGTTGCCCCAGCACGGTCAGCCGGCCGCCGTCGAGGAGCCGGCCGTGCCGTCCGCTTGGCGGGTGCGGGTCCGGATGCACGACCACCCGGGCACCCTGGCCCGCATCGCCATCCGGCTCGCCGACCTCGAGTGCAACATCCTCGGCCTGACCGTGCTGCCGGTCCCGGGCGGCGTGCTGGACGAGATCGTGCTGCGTCCGGCGATCGGCCTGCCCCGGCGGCTCCTGGTCGACGCCATCCGCGACGAGGGCTGCGAGTGCACCGCGATCATCGACGCCGACGTCCACGAGCTGGTCGACTCGGCGTCCTCGACGCTGGCCGCGGCCCGGCGCGCGATCGACGATCCGGCCCGCCTCGCCGAGGTGCTGAAGGAGGTCCTGGCCGCCGACGTCGTCACGCTCGTCCCCGCGACCGAGACCAACCCGGCCCGCACCGAGAGCGGGCACCGCGCGGTGTTCGCGCTCGGCGCCGACACCGCGCTGGTCGCGCGCCGCCAGTGGGCGCCGTTCGTGCAGCTCGAGCTCACCCGCGCCGAGTCGCTCGTCACGTTGCTCACCGCGGCGGCCCGGAACGTCGCGGGCCCGGTGGTCCTCGACCGCCCGGACGGCGCGGCGATCGTCCTGCGCAAGGGCCTCCCCGGCGACGCCGACGCGGTGTCCGAACTGCACCGCCGCTGCTCGATGGCGACGCTGTTCCGCCGCTACCACACGGGGGTGCGGACGGTGCCGCGCCGCTGGCTGCACCGCCTGCTGATGCCCCCGCGCGGCACGAGCGTGCTGGCCGTCTTCGGCCGGGAGGTGATCGGCCTGGCCCAGCTCATCCCGTCCGCGGCGGGCGGCGCCGAGATCTCCCTGCTGGTCGAGGACGACTGGCAGCGCCAGGGCATCGGCACGGCCCTGCTGGCCCGGCTCGCGGTCATGGCCGAGGCCCAGGGCATCACGGAGCTGACCGCCGACTGCCTCGCCGGCGACGACGTCCTGCCCCGCACCGCGGCCCGAGCCGGACTGCGCACCGAGCGCGGCTCGGAGGACGGGGCCAAGCTCAGGTTGTTCCTGCCGGCTTGAGCGCGGTCAGCGCTTCCAGAACCAGTCCTTGTCCCGTGCTTCGCGCAGAGCGGTCTTCTTGCGCTCGGTCGTGAGCCGGTCGAGGTAGAGCACGCCGTCGAGATGGTCGGTTTCGTGCTGCAGGCACTGCGCCAGCACTTCTTCGCCCTCCACCTCGATCGGCTCGTTGTGCACGTCCACGCCGCGGACCTTGGCGTGCACCGCCCGCTCGGTGGGGAACCACAGTTCCGGCACCGAAAGACAGCCCTCGTTGATCTCGTGCGTCTCTTCGGACAGCTCGACGATCTCGGGGTTGATGACGTACCCGGTGAGCCCGGCGACGTCGTAGCTGAAGATCCGCAGCCCGACGCCGATCTGCGGCGCGGCCAGCCCGGCCCGCCCGTCGGGTTTCACGGAGTCGACCAGGTCCCGCACGAGCGCCTCGAGCTTCTCGTCGAAAACCGTGACCGGATCGCAGGCGGACTTGAGGATCGGGTCCCCGAAATAGCGCAGCTCGCGCATGGCCATGAGCAGAACATCCTTCGTGCGGTGTCGGACTGGCAGCTTAGGCCAGCGGTGAATCGCCCCGCCGGGGAATCACCACGAACCCGGCGGGTGGCCGGGGTCAGGCGCGGAGCCGGAGCCCCGAGGGTGTCGCGCGGAAACCCGCCTCCGTCAGCACTTGCGCGAGTTCGGAGGTCAGGGCTTGCTCGCCGTCCGCGCGCTGGACCGACAACTGGCCCAGCCAGCCTTCGCGGACCGCCGCCGACAACGCCTGGGCCGCGTCCGTGAGCGGTTGCCGTTCCTCGGTGAAGCTCAGCAGCGACCGGCCGCCTCGCTCGACGTACAGCGCCGGCACCCCGTCCACCAGCACGGCCAGCGCACCCGCCTTGCGCGCCGGACGATGCTTCGTGTCGCCGGTCGCGGCGGGCCAGGGCAGCGCCGCACCGTACGGCTGGGCCGGATCCGCCGCCGCCAGGACCACCGCGCGCCCGGGAGCGGGACGGCCCGGGCCGGACAGCGCGCGCAGCCGGTCCACCGCACCCTTCGCCGCGAACTGGGCCGCGCCGAGGCCCTCCACGACGTACCCGCGGATCACCTGGCCGGTGTCCTCCATGCCGCGCAACACCTTGTAGATCCCGGAAAACCCGCCGGTGACGCGTTCGGTGTCGAGCGCGCCGCGGGTCAGGACGCCGTGGCGCTCCAGGAACGCCTCGGTGCGCGCGTGGGCCCGCCGGGTGGCGTCTGTCTCGCGGACGGGGGTCAGCGCCCACCGGCCGGCGGCGGTCGGTGGCCCGGAGCGCGACGGCATCTGCGGCCGCCCCGCCCGCAGCCGCGCGTACCGGCCGCGCGGGGCCTGGCGGCGGGGTTTGTGCGCCCCGTGCCCGGCGACCTGGGCGCGCAACGGCCCCAGCGTGTCGCCGGTGACCAGTCCGGCCCACACCAGGTCCCACAGCGCGGCCACGGCTTCGGCGTCGCTCGGTGCCTTGTCCACCAGCACCGTCGCGCGGTCCACCAGCTGCCGGAAGAACAGCGCGCCACCCTCCAAAGTGGACACGATGGCGTCGTGCAGCGGGCCGGTCGGGATGTCTTCGACGACCTCGGGCAGCAGCAGGTCGGCGACGTCGGTGGGCGCGAGGGCGATCCAGCCGTCGCCGCCCGACAGCGCGCCGCAGCCCGCCCAGGTGACCTCGCCCGCGGTCGTCAGCTCGTCCAGCAACGCGGGGGAGTAGCCCGGCAGCCGCCCCGGCAGGATCAGCGACTCCACCGCGCTCGCCGGCAACGGCGCCCCGGCGAGCTGCTCGACCACCGAGAGCACGTCGTCCGCCGTCGGCGCCGCCCGGACGCGACCACCGAACCCGTGCCACGACGGCAGGAACCGCCCCAGCGCCGCCGGTTCGACCGGCTCCACCTCGGCCCGCAGCTTCGCCAGCGACGCTCGCCGCAGCCGGCGCAGCACCGCCGAATCGCAGTACTCGACCCCGGCACCGTGGGTGTCCGGGTGCCCGACGGGACTCAGCTCGCCCCGGACCAGGCGGCCTTCCCCGGTCAGCCGGTCGAGGACGCCGGTGACGACGGCTGTGCCGAGCCCGAACCGCGCGGCCACGGCCGCCGCGGCGAACGGACCCCGGCTGCGGGCGTAGCGCGACAGCAGGTCCCCGAGCGGGTCCGCCACCGGTTCGGTGAACGCCTCGGGCACGCCGACCGGCAGCGCGGTGCCCAGCGCGTCCCGCACCCGGCCCGCGTCCTCGATCGCGATGAACCGTTCCTCGCCACCGATCCGCACCCGGAGCGCGCGCCGCGCCCCTTCCAGTTCGGTGAGCCACTCCGGCTGGATCCCGCGCTCCCCGGCCTCCGCGATGGTCAGGTCACCGATGAACCGCAGCAGGTCGGCGGCGTCCTCCGCCGAACGCGCGTGGCGGTCGGGGTCGAGGCGCTGCAACGACCGGGTGACCTCGGAGACGGCTTCGGGATCGAGCAGTTCCCGGATCGCTTCGGTGCCCAGGAGTTCGGCCAGCAGCCCCGAATCCAGCGACAGCGCCGCCGCGCGCCGCTCCGCCAGCGGGGCGTCGGTCTCGTAGAGGAACATGCCGATGTAGCCGAAGAGCAGGCTGCGCGCGAACGGTGACGCGGCCGGCGTCTCGACCTCCACCAGCCGGACCTTGCGGGCCCGGACGTCGGCCATCAGCTCGCGCAGCCCGCCCACGTCGTAGACGTCCTGCAGGACTTCGCGCATCGCCTCGAGCACGACCGGGAAGCGTTCGTACTTCGCCGCGACCGACAGCAGCTGCGACGCCCGCTGCCGCTGCTGCCACAACGGGGTCCGGCGCCGCGGGTCCCGGCGCGGCAGCAGTAGTGACCGCGCCGCGCACTCCCGGAACCGGGCCGCGAACACCGCCGAGCCGCCCACCTCGGCGACGATCAGCTGCTCGACCTCTTCGGGGTCGAGCAGGAT
This genomic window contains:
- a CDS encoding DUF885 domain-containing protein codes for the protein MASSSDGVHGICDRYVDDYAAADPVAATSFGIIGHDHRLTDYSPAGFDERAELAARAHAAVTAAEPADAGERSAKAVFTERIGLELEIHEAGLDVAQLNVISSPVQELRMAFDLMPVDTEADWSVVATRIGEVPKALAGIRTGLLAGSDAGHVAALRQVAKVAEQCETWAGLKEEKGFFSELVGGAEKQGDALKTDLARGARAAEEAFAEFAGFLRAELAPKAPGKDAVGEDVYRLWSRYFVGAALDLREAYEWGWAEFARIEAEMRTVANRVKAGATPAEAAAQLDADPRYRVQGRAEFEAWMQRLSDDALKSLRGKHFDISDRVMALECLIAPPGGGVGAYYTGPSEDFGRPGRMWWSLPPGRDEFITWRETSTVYHEGAPGHHLQIATAVDKSDALNKYQRMMAFTSGHAEGWALYSERLMQDLGYLSDDGDLLGMLSEQLFRAARVIIDLGMHLELEIPAGTGFHEGERWTSDLGLEFMLTRTITDPAHVRDEIDRYLGWPGQAPSYKIGERLWLAAREDARARAGASFDIKRFHTQALDMGGMGLDTLRDQLAQLD
- a CDS encoding DMT family transporter translates to MSLALPVRARSSAALVLAGVLWGTGGLAGSLLGALAGLHPLAVAAWRLLVGGGVACLFVKARPRGRAAAKRLLAVGGLFALFQASYFAAVALSSVSVATMTTIGAAPVVVTVARWRRPGRWTLVSLAGTLAGLVLLRWTPDVSASLGGLAFALLAAAGFATLTLLTAKPVEGLDPLSTTAFGCLLGGLLLTPLASWSGMALPLHLDVLAVALYLGVVPTALAYAAYLRGLADAHPVLGALSAVLEPLTAAILSAVLLGERLAGTAWCGAAVLVAALAVGYWRPEPR
- a CDS encoding SAV_6107 family HEPN domain-containing protein: MSVSVVSPADPGQPQLPLSLRPPASPAAAGLLAQARRGLAEAEREADPAERFIGAYLAALRGAAAVLAAHGRPHRGRSRPASTWVLLDADAPELREWSAFFASNSAMRADAQAGITGRVTAEAAAALVRAAEPFLELVRRLVHGLPIAEDAHVA
- a CDS encoding GNAT family N-acetyltransferase, yielding MRSRYVQLSADEFRARLPEALDIYVRAMRYPAGTAEQRAPMWLTHALREGWRCMAAFDADDVLLGLAYGYRGRPGQWWHEQVRHGLSRRSGPAEADRWLTDYFELTEIHVRPENQGHRIGEDLLHGLLDGVPSANVLLSTPEGTSRAWKLYRRTGFVDVLRDYHFAGDPRPFAILGRTLPLEPLEPR
- a CDS encoding YbaK/EbsC family protein, giving the protein MSSLDHPAVAKVAAALSEAGQHAAAEGIRVLPAEVRTAAQAAEALGVPVGAIANSLIFRVGYDKNAHALLALTSGAHRADPETLAGLAGVEAVGKADADFVRAHTGQPIGGVAPVGHPTRLTTLVDTALAAHDVVWAAAGHPKTVFPTTFADLVTLTGGTPGALAGAEENSQL
- the merB gene encoding organomercurial lyase, producing MRDDASWDEDVRLAVYRAFAGHGRAPTAPELADAAGGSLAVAKQALHRLADAHHLVLDESEHVVLAHPFAAKSLGFSVMGARTLWWGGCAWDSFAIPHLVDDEPEVLVATRCPGCEQPHALVVGRAEPPAGSQVAHFLVPAARMWDDVLHTCEHQRLFCDESCVDEWLTTTGQAKGDVLDLGTLWRLARGWYAGRLERGYRRREPGGAVAYFAEAGLTGPFWAPPATRV
- a CDS encoding methylenetetrahydrofolate reductase, with protein sequence MTSVIERLRGDGPKFSIEFFPPRDTADEAVLWKAVRELEPYDPAYMSITYGAGGSSRDGTIRSIARVATETTLVPMAHLTAVNHSVAELRNVIGWYASVGVRNILALRGDPPGDVYGEWTPHPEGLNYAEELVQLVRELGDFCVGVSASTYGHPRSPDLETDTKYLVRKLRAGADFAIAQLFHDAEDFLRLRDRVAATGCDVPVLPGVMPLTTLRTLQTTIKLSGAPAPAKLLDRLEPLADDPKAFRAAGIDVITELCEKLIAEGVPNLHFYTFNRSKATREVIARLGLVPART